From the genome of Ananas comosus cultivar F153 linkage group 16, ASM154086v1, whole genome shotgun sequence, one region includes:
- the LOC109722267 gene encoding V-type proton ATPase subunit G-like produces MDPNRRQGGIQQLLAAEQEAQQIVNAARNAKLARLKQAKEEADKEIAEYRAHMEAEFQKKVAESSGDSGANVKRLEQETEAKIEHLKSQAESISRDVVQMLLRHVTTVKN; encoded by the exons ATGGATCCCAACAGGCGTCAAGGTGGAATCCAGCAATTGCTAGCAGCTGAGCAAGAAGCTCAACAGATTGTGAATGCTGCAAGAAATG CGAAATTGGCTAGGTTAAAGCAGGCTAAAGAAGAGGCGGATAAGGAGATTGCTGAATATCGTGCACACATGGAAGCTGAATTTCAGAAGAAGGTCGCGGAG AGTAGCGGCGACTCTGGTGCGAATGTCAAGCGCCTTGAACAAGAAACAGAAGCAAAGATCGAGCACCTCAAGTCACAAGCCGAAAGCATCTCCCGTGATGTCGTTCAAATGCTTTTAAGGCATGTGACCACTGTCAAAAATTAA